A single genomic interval of Gouania willdenowi chromosome 10, fGouWil2.1, whole genome shotgun sequence harbors:
- the LOC114470799 gene encoding ribonuclease pancreatic-like, which yields MKIPVVCLMLMLLAACALCDVDIHPHDQWLSFQKKHIKKDMEIKRCDAEIKKRSIFEMKEKVKVCKPVNTFILSEASNVSSVCESGEKCGEDGNLIKSKTRFDIVVCRLNKNCKYPECKYTGRKLTKKIIIIDCKGGYPVHYNGNNYYCNN from the coding sequence ATGAAGATTCCAGTGGTGTGtttgatgctgatgctgctcgCAGCCTGCGCTCTCTGTGATGTGGACATCCATCCTCATGATCAATGGTTAAGTTtccaaaaaaagcacattaagaAGGACATGGAGATCAAACGATGTGATGCTGAAATTAAGAAGAGGAGTATTTTTGAAATGAAGGAAAAGGTCAAAGTTTGCAAACCTGTTAATACGTTTATTTTATCAGAAGCGTCCAATGTGAGCTCTGTGTGTGAGAGTGGAGAAAAATGCGGTGAAGATGGCAACCTGATCAAAAGCAAAACACGCTTTGACATTGTTGTATGTCGTCTTAATAAAAACTGCAAATACCCTGAATGCAAATACACTGGCAGAAAACTTACCAAGAAGATTATTATCATTGACTGTAAAGGTGGTTATCCTGTGCACTATAATGGAAATAATTACTACTGCAACAACTGA